The Maridesulfovibrio salexigens DSM 2638 region TAAGTCTGCGGTCGGCAAGACCAATGGCCTCAGCACCGCCGGAACCGCCTTCGGAAATAACTGAGATGATAGGCACATCAATTTTGCCCATCTCATAAATATTTTTGGCTATCTGCTGCGCCGCTCCGGGATAATCTTCAATAGGGTATGAACCGGGGGTAAAAATATAGGTATGGATGGGAATACCTTCAGCCTGCGCAACTTTCATGTAATGAAGAGCCTTGGCATTACCCCAAGGTTTGGCAGAACCTCCATTGCGAAATTCCTGCCCGTGCCCTTTCTCCTGCCCAATGACCATAACCGGCTGATGAACAACCTTCTGCCCCACCCGTCTGGTAATGTAGGCTTGAGCAATAAGCATGGAAGGGTCGATACTGAACTCACCAAGTCCGCCAAGCTCGGTGTAGTTATCGTAAACATTTTCCAGAATATCAGTCAGGCATATGCGCTGAGGATGACGTACAATGCGCACCCTATCCATTGGAGTCAGCTCTTTCTCGAGCTTGGATTCAAGAAAGGAAAACAAGTCTTCAAGGCGGGCAAGTTTACTCAGTGAATCTTTGGTTGAAATAGTCCCGCGCAAACCACGGAACTCATCCAACTCAGAGCCGAGCATGGAAATATTGGCATTTTCGAGATTCCCGAAAATATCCTTAATATAATTGAGCCTTTCAGAAAGGGCATCGATGCGCTTATCAATATTCATACAAATCCTGAATTATTTCAGCACAAGAGGCTAAAATTCCAACAAACCGGAGCTCTTATCAATCAAATACGAAATATTGGATTCAAGCTTACGTCCCGCCCGATCCTGCCCTTGCAGAATCAGGCCCTTTAAAAATTTAACTCCGCGCTGCTTGGCATGTTCCAGATTGTCACCGCGAACAATTGCCAGCGCGAGGTTGGGATCGAATTCAGTGGGAATTTCATAAGGACGGTCAGTGGGCACCTGAGTATAAACCTCAAGCCACTCTTCTTCCTGCCAGCGGAACTTGTCAATCGTACCTACCCACGGAGCAAAATCATAGTCCGGATTCTCGGCAATAATGCGGTACTCGATGGCTGCTCCGGAAAGGTCTACATCCTCCTGAGCGTAGCCCAAGGCTTCACCTAATCCGAGCCGGACCTGCTCACGCACGATATTCACATTGCGCTCACCCTTGATTGCCGAGATCGCAGCGGAAACTCCGTTCTCAACCTGAATGCGGGTGTTGACCTCCATGAGAAAAGGCTCGCCGCGCGGAGTAACAATCCATTCCCATGTTCCCACGTTATCATAATTAACGGCACGGGCCATAGACAGAGAGTGTTCCGTTATGCTGTCCAGCACCCCGGAAGCATTGAAAATATAGTGAATTTCTTGAGGTGCAAATCCGGGAGCGACTTCGATCCGCTTCTGATTACCGCTACTCTGCACCGAACAGTTGCGGGTTCCGAAATGGATGTGCTTACGCCCGCTTCGTTCACAAACAACTTGAACTTCAAGATGGTTGAATCCGTAAATACGCTGCTCAATGAGAACGCCTTCATCATTGAACTGACGCTTGGCGTAATTGCGGATACGCCTGTAAACAGAACGGAACTCATCGGGATCGTTTACTTCTTCAATCCCCATCCCCCCACCACCGGCAGAAGCCTTAACCATGATGGCCGGGGCCTGAAATCCCTGCTCCTTCTGAAAAGCGAAAAGGCTGTCGGCAAGCTCGACAGCCTCAAGTTCATCATAAATAGGACTGTCGGACCCGGGAACGGTCGGCACTCCCAAACTGCGTGCAAGACGTTTTGTATTAATCTTGTCACCCAATTCCTGAATCACCCGCCACGAAGGTCCGATAAAGATAAGCGGTTTTTCCCTTTTCACCACCCGGCGCGCAAACCTGAAATCTTCAGCAAAAAATCCGTATCCCGGATGAATGGCCGAGGCTCCGCTACGGTCCGCAACACTGAAAATTTCATTGGCATCGCGGTAGGAACTAATGCAAAAAAGGCTGTTCTCACCACCATTTTCCCGCGCAAAACGTACATGCCCGCTTTCACTGTCCGCCTCAGTATAAACGCAGACAAAATTCTGATTAAGCTCCAGACAGGCTTTGGCTATCCTGATGGCAATTTCACCACGGTTGGCAATTAGGACCTTATGTTCACCTTTGTACACAGTAAAATACCAACCGGGAAATCAGGATGCGCCTTTTTTCTTGCGCAACAGGATCATTCGTTTCTGGACTTCTAAAACCAACTTATCAAGACGTGCTTCCTGATACTTATCCAGATCAACATAAATGCAGCCCATCAAACCTTTTCCGATATCACGCACCACTTTGATATCAAGTCCGGTTAAAAGCTCTTTTTTGCCGAGAACAAAATCAACCTTGAATTGCTGATCCACTTCGAAACTGTCATTACCAGCAGAAAAAGCGAGACCGTTAACACTAAAATCCTTCACGCTATAAGCGGAAGGATAACCTTCAATCCTGAGAGCCAGTCCGGGAAGACTGGTCCGGAAAGCTCCTCTTGCCGAACTGCTATCGAATGAAATATCCATTCCTCTCTCCAATCACATTCAACAGGTTAAAACCGTTGAGAAAAACAATAATCCTAAAATCTGTTCCCCAAAATAAAACCACGTTTACCTTGGGACTGAAATCATAATTTTGTTAACCCATAATAATCGCGAGCTTACGGCCCGGTCATAATTTTATCCAAAACAAACTCAACACGACGATTGCGCTGACGGTTGCGCTTCGAATTATTAGGAACAAGGGGATCCATTTCCCCAAGTCCTGTCGCGGTAAGCCTATTCGGTTTAATCCCTAATTTCATTAGGTAGCGTAACACATTTACTGCACGTAAGGATGAAATTTCCCAGTTATCTTTCAATCTGCTCTTACTACTGGGCTGGGTATCATCAGTATATCCCTTGATATTGATATACTGGTCAGGATGGCTGATAAAAAAATTCTTTAAAGCTTTTACTGCATTACGCCCTTTCTCACTCAGCTGAACCTGCCCGGGATTGAAGAGCACATCTGAAGGCAGCTTGAGAGTAATTTTGCCATCCTCAAACTTCGCGCTCATAATACCTTCCACGCCCTTGGTGGTCTGAAGATATTTAACATCTTCAAAAACCTTGCGCTGAGCCTTGATGATCTGCCTGCGGGTAACAACCTGATTAAGAATAGCCCCGGCCTC contains the following coding sequences:
- a CDS encoding OmpA/MotB family protein, yielding MDDELLKGSLLAGDDDGDEDEPNEWITTFADLSMLLLVFFILLYSMSEIDAKKFDMTFQSVSKSISGKLQKIATSKVSREEAGAILNQVVTRRQIIKAQRKVFEDVKYLQTTKGVEGIMSAKFEDGKITLKLPSDVLFNPGQVQLSEKGRNAVKALKNFFISHPDQYINIKGYTDDTQPSSKSRLKDNWEISSLRAVNVLRYLMKLGIKPNRLTATGLGEMDPLVPNNSKRNRQRNRRVEFVLDKIMTGP
- a CDS encoding PilZ domain-containing protein, with translation MDISFDSSSARGAFRTSLPGLALRIEGYPSAYSVKDFSVNGLAFSAGNDSFEVDQQFKVDFVLGKKELLTGLDIKVVRDIGKGLMGCIYVDLDKYQEARLDKLVLEVQKRMILLRKKKGAS
- a CDS encoding biotin carboxylase N-terminal domain-containing protein, yielding MYKGEHKVLIANRGEIAIRIAKACLELNQNFVCVYTEADSESGHVRFARENGGENSLFCISSYRDANEIFSVADRSGASAIHPGYGFFAEDFRFARRVVKREKPLIFIGPSWRVIQELGDKINTKRLARSLGVPTVPGSDSPIYDELEAVELADSLFAFQKEQGFQAPAIMVKASAGGGGMGIEEVNDPDEFRSVYRRIRNYAKRQFNDEGVLIEQRIYGFNHLEVQVVCERSGRKHIHFGTRNCSVQSSGNQKRIEVAPGFAPQEIHYIFNASGVLDSITEHSLSMARAVNYDNVGTWEWIVTPRGEPFLMEVNTRIQVENGVSAAISAIKGERNVNIVREQVRLGLGEALGYAQEDVDLSGAAIEYRIIAENPDYDFAPWVGTIDKFRWQEEEWLEVYTQVPTDRPYEIPTEFDPNLALAIVRGDNLEHAKQRGVKFLKGLILQGQDRAGRKLESNISYLIDKSSGLLEF